Proteins from a single region of Mailhella massiliensis:
- a CDS encoding rhodanese-like domain-containing protein: protein MRLSRYCAFLLLALCLLLSAPALEARPASGSVSPAEAASLLEEYKNDLVFLDVRTAGEFRVGHAPGALHIPVSELHGRMNEVPEGKPMLILCRSGRRAAAAFEMLQKAGRSMENVWYLSGYTDYASGTPHFHE from the coding sequence ATGCGTCTTTCCCGTTATTGCGCTTTTTTGCTTCTGGCTCTCTGCCTTCTTCTTTCCGCTCCGGCGCTCGAAGCCCGGCCCGCTTCGGGCAGCGTTTCCCCTGCGGAAGCTGCCTCTCTGCTTGAGGAATACAAAAACGACCTGGTTTTTCTTGATGTGAGAACGGCAGGGGAATTCCGCGTGGGGCACGCGCCCGGCGCGCTTCATATTCCGGTGAGCGAACTGCACGGCCGCATGAACGAAGTGCCGGAAGGAAAGCCCATGCTCATTCTCTGCCGTTCCGGCAGACGTGCGGCCGCGGCCTTCGAGATGCTTCAAAAGGCCGGTCGTTCCATGGAAAACGTGTGGTATCTCTCGGGCTATACCGACTACGCTTCCGGTACGCCGCATTTTCATGAATAG
- the glpQ gene encoding glycerophosphodiester phosphodiesterase — translation MRKAFLAPALALALLLPLSASAADYRPEVTAHRGASGYLPEHTLPAKAMAYAMGVDYVEQDVVMTKDGKLVVMHDILVDTTTDVAKKFPDRHRKDGRYYSSDFTYDELRSLRVTERFDPKTGKAVFAGRFPDSPIAYQIPSLEEEFYQVQGLNKSTGRNVGVYVEVKEPDFFMAQGLDILKATIDTLTKFGYNTPDSKAILQIFDYESVVRARDLGWKGQLCMLVTAGGQGAKDDKARHKWLTTPEGIKEVSKYATIYAPNFNLLAVPTADGKGYTLSNLGDLARENGMKLHSWTLRKDSLPKGFKDFNEVMDVSFKQLKIEGMFSDFPDILVEYLKANNLR, via the coding sequence ATGCGCAAAGCCTTCCTTGCTCCGGCCCTGGCCCTTGCCCTTCTGCTTCCTCTTTCCGCCTCCGCCGCCGACTACCGGCCCGAAGTGACGGCGCATCGCGGGGCCAGCGGCTACCTGCCCGAGCACACCCTGCCCGCCAAGGCCATGGCCTACGCCATGGGCGTGGACTATGTGGAACAGGACGTGGTCATGACCAAAGACGGCAAGCTCGTGGTCATGCACGACATTCTGGTGGACACCACCACCGACGTGGCCAAGAAGTTCCCCGACCGTCACCGCAAGGACGGCCGCTACTACTCTTCCGACTTCACCTACGATGAACTGCGCTCCCTGCGCGTGACCGAACGCTTCGACCCGAAAACCGGCAAGGCCGTGTTCGCGGGCCGCTTCCCCGATTCCCCCATCGCCTACCAGATTCCCAGCCTTGAAGAAGAATTCTATCAGGTGCAGGGTCTGAACAAGTCCACCGGCCGCAATGTGGGCGTGTATGTGGAAGTGAAGGAACCCGACTTCTTCATGGCTCAGGGGCTGGACATTCTGAAGGCCACCATCGATACGCTCACGAAGTTCGGCTACAATACGCCGGACAGCAAGGCCATTCTGCAGATCTTCGACTATGAATCCGTGGTGCGCGCCCGTGATCTGGGCTGGAAGGGTCAGCTGTGCATGCTCGTCACCGCAGGCGGTCAGGGAGCCAAGGACGACAAGGCCCGCCACAAGTGGCTGACCACGCCCGAAGGCATCAAGGAAGTCTCCAAGTACGCCACCATCTACGCGCCCAACTTCAACCTTCTTGCCGTCCCCACGGCCGACGGCAAGGGCTACACCCTCTCCAACCTCGGAGACCTCGCGCGCGAAAACGGCATGAAGCTGCATTCCTGGACGCTGCGAAAGGACTCCCTGCCCAAGGGCTTCAAGGACTTCAACGAAGTGATGGACGTCAGCTTCAAGCAGCTCAAGATAGAAGGCATGTTCTCCGACTTCCCGGATATTCTGGTGGAATACCTCAAGGCCAATAACCTGCGCTAA
- a CDS encoding hydrogenase-4 component E → MYSLFQFVILLLLVTDLIMLWSGRILMLIRLSAVQGALLAALLLLPVDGELNAELVFLSLAVLCLKGAGFPVFLRHVCHKLGLEPVVRPRLGRMYPMAGGLACLAFSLWLEGRIPAAEGLFPPLLFPVALTTLFCGLILVVGRAKALAQVIGYLVVENGIFLLGIPLMTEGSVWFELSILLDVFAAIFVMAIAINHINSAFDSIDVARFRNLRD, encoded by the coding sequence ATGTATTCGCTCTTCCAGTTCGTCATTCTGCTGCTGCTCGTCACCGACCTCATCATGCTCTGGTCGGGCCGCATTCTCATGCTCATACGCCTTTCCGCCGTGCAGGGCGCGCTGCTCGCCGCGCTGCTGCTCCTGCCCGTGGACGGGGAGCTCAATGCGGAACTCGTCTTCCTTTCCCTTGCCGTGCTCTGCCTCAAGGGCGCGGGCTTTCCCGTGTTTCTGCGCCATGTCTGCCACAAGCTCGGGCTGGAACCCGTGGTGCGGCCAAGACTCGGCCGCATGTACCCCATGGCCGGGGGCCTCGCCTGCCTCGCCTTCTCCCTGTGGCTGGAAGGCCGCATTCCTGCGGCGGAAGGGCTTTTCCCTCCGCTGCTCTTCCCCGTGGCGCTCACCACGCTCTTCTGCGGACTCATCCTCGTGGTGGGGCGCGCCAAGGCGCTCGCCCAGGTCATCGGCTATCTGGTGGTGGAAAACGGCATCTTCCTGCTCGGCATTCCGCTCATGACCGAAGGCTCGGTGTGGTTTGAACTCAGCATTCTGCTCGACGTGTTCGCCGCCATCTTCGTCATGGCCATCGCCATCAATCACATCAACAGCGCCTTCGATTCCATCGACGTGGCGCGCTTCCGCAACCTGAGGGACTGA
- a CDS encoding 4Fe-4S dicluster domain-containing protein — protein MLNIIRERLHQGYRTLDYPFTMPSISPRFAGLPSITPTPCKDCESRACLAACPTGALRIRPSGPELDMGRCLFCRACENACPEKKITFTHEHRIAACSREALIVRSPAPEDICTPGIRRTPGEAKRDLSLFGRSLKLREVSAGGCMACEADVNVLGTLIYDLGRFGIEYAASPRHADGILVTGPVTENMRKALLDTWEAVPEPKIVIAVGTCAISGGTFKGSREGCGGVESVLPEGSVDVYVPGCPPNPWSILDGILSVAWKKRMAG, from the coding sequence ATGCTGAACATCATCAGAGAACGCCTCCATCAGGGCTACCGCACGCTGGATTACCCCTTCACCATGCCTTCCATAAGCCCGCGCTTCGCAGGGCTGCCCTCCATCACGCCCACGCCCTGCAAGGACTGCGAAAGCCGCGCCTGCCTTGCCGCCTGTCCCACGGGCGCGCTGCGCATCCGGCCTTCCGGCCCGGAACTCGACATGGGCCGCTGCCTCTTCTGCCGCGCCTGCGAAAACGCCTGCCCGGAAAAGAAGATCACCTTCACCCACGAACACCGCATCGCCGCCTGCAGCCGCGAGGCGCTCATCGTGCGTTCCCCCGCGCCGGAAGACATCTGCACTCCCGGCATACGCAGAACCCCGGGGGAGGCAAAGCGCGACCTTTCCCTCTTCGGCCGCTCCCTCAAGCTGCGCGAGGTGAGCGCGGGAGGCTGCATGGCGTGCGAGGCCGACGTGAACGTGCTCGGCACGCTCATCTACGATCTCGGCCGCTTCGGCATCGAATACGCCGCCTCTCCCCGGCACGCCGACGGCATTCTCGTCACCGGCCCGGTCACGGAAAACATGCGCAAGGCCCTGCTCGACACCTGGGAAGCCGTGCCCGAACCCAAAATCGTCATCGCCGTGGGAACCTGCGCCATATCCGGCGGCACCTTCAAGGGCAGCCGCGAAGGCTGCGGCGGCGTGGAATCCGTCCTGCCCGAAGGCAGTGTGGACGTCTATGTCCCCGGCTGCCCGCCCAACCCGTGGAGCATCCTCGACGGCATCCTTTCCGTGGCCTGGAAAAAACGCATGGCCGGATAG
- a CDS encoding proton-conducting transporter membrane subunit: MDSFLLALLVMVAGALITGLTALRPVSASTNRTANLIGPGAAAVACLMGLHGLFSGGWSSAESFLLPWGLPFGAFALGLDPLSRLFLLPVFVLGITCALSGCVSLRHSDPSEHNLGAHWFFYLLLLLGMTCVMTARDAVFFMLAWEIMSLSPFFLIDFNDRDRLVQDASWVYLVAAHLGAVLLIAFFALLWQESGSTFFSAMAVHQPANATALFLLSLFGFGAKAGLAPLHVWLPEAHPAAPSHVSALLSGAMLNAGLYGIIRSFDFFGPATSMPLWWGWLLMAMGALTALMGILKALAQSHLKRLLAYSSVENMGIMLMGAGIGLVGIHNGSAWTAALGFSGCLFHMLNHSAFKGLLFLCAGEVLHAVGTVDMARLGGLQKRMPLLGALFALGAASIACLPPFNGFAGEFVLSMSMIGSLKLPGLEQKIAMIACMTALMLTSGISAAVYIKAYGMTFLGQARTHFAAEPHVPENRHLMPLCIPAAACVLCGLFAPLAFSMVQPTLDFIPAMHQGVVEGARVAIAQTESLLYRVSLFGWAGIGLVLILVLVRRALLLRRGVKRSPVWGCGYQYGTSRIQYTPASFVEPAARIFGPVMGTKVRSVKGEGLFPARASLGVEAPDVVRSKGYTPLFQLMERACNALKIVQNGLVNIYILYILITLVALLIWGVA, from the coding sequence ATGGACAGTTTTCTTCTCGCCCTTCTGGTCATGGTTGCGGGCGCGCTTATCACGGGGCTTACAGCTCTGCGTCCGGTAAGCGCCTCCACCAACAGAACGGCCAACCTTATCGGTCCGGGGGCCGCAGCGGTTGCGTGCCTGATGGGGCTGCACGGTCTTTTTTCCGGCGGCTGGAGCAGCGCGGAAAGCTTTCTTCTGCCGTGGGGGCTGCCTTTCGGGGCGTTTGCTCTGGGGCTGGACCCTCTTTCCCGGCTTTTTCTGCTGCCGGTATTCGTGCTGGGGATAACCTGCGCGCTTTCGGGCTGCGTTTCGCTCCGTCACAGCGATCCTTCCGAGCACAATCTCGGGGCGCACTGGTTCTTCTACCTGCTGCTGCTTCTGGGCATGACGTGCGTGATGACGGCGCGTGACGCGGTGTTCTTCATGCTGGCATGGGAAATCATGTCGCTTTCGCCCTTCTTCCTCATCGACTTCAACGACCGCGACCGTCTGGTGCAGGATGCCTCCTGGGTGTACCTTGTGGCGGCGCATCTGGGCGCGGTGCTGCTCATTGCGTTCTTCGCCCTGCTGTGGCAGGAGAGCGGCTCCACGTTCTTCTCGGCCATGGCCGTGCATCAGCCTGCCAACGCCACGGCGCTGTTTCTGCTTTCTCTTTTCGGCTTCGGGGCCAAGGCGGGGCTTGCGCCCCTGCATGTATGGCTGCCGGAAGCGCATCCCGCCGCGCCGAGCCACGTTTCCGCGCTGCTTTCCGGCGCCATGCTGAACGCGGGCCTGTACGGCATCATCCGCTCCTTCGACTTCTTCGGGCCCGCCACCTCCATGCCTCTGTGGTGGGGCTGGCTGCTCATGGCCATGGGGGCGCTCACCGCGCTCATGGGCATCTTGAAGGCCCTTGCCCAGAGTCATCTGAAAAGGCTGCTCGCCTATTCCAGCGTGGAGAACATGGGCATCATGCTCATGGGCGCGGGCATCGGGCTTGTGGGCATACACAACGGCAGCGCGTGGACGGCGGCGCTGGGCTTTTCCGGCTGCCTTTTCCACATGCTTAACCACTCCGCCTTCAAGGGGCTGCTCTTTCTGTGCGCGGGCGAAGTGCTGCACGCCGTGGGCACGGTGGACATGGCGCGCCTCGGCGGGCTGCAGAAGCGTATGCCGCTTTTGGGCGCGCTCTTCGCTCTGGGGGCGGCCTCCATCGCCTGCCTGCCGCCCTTCAACGGCTTTGCCGGGGAATTCGTGCTTTCCATGTCCATGATAGGCTCGCTGAAGCTTCCGGGCCTTGAGCAGAAAATCGCCATGATAGCCTGCATGACGGCCCTCATGCTTACGAGCGGCATTTCCGCCGCGGTGTACATCAAGGCCTACGGCATGACCTTCCTCGGGCAGGCGCGCACCCACTTTGCCGCCGAACCCCATGTGCCGGAAAACCGGCATCTCATGCCTCTGTGCATTCCGGCGGCGGCCTGCGTGCTCTGCGGCCTTTTCGCGCCTCTGGCCTTTTCCATGGTGCAGCCCACGCTGGACTTCATTCCCGCCATGCATCAGGGCGTGGTGGAAGGCGCGCGCGTTGCCATCGCGCAGACGGAAAGCCTGCTTTACCGCGTTTCGCTGTTCGGCTGGGCCGGCATCGGCCTGGTGCTCATACTGGTGCTCGTGCGCCGCGCGCTTCTTCTGCGCAGGGGCGTGAAGCGCTCTCCCGTGTGGGGCTGCGGCTACCAGTACGGCACAAGCCGCATACAGTACACGCCCGCCTCGTTCGTGGAACCGGCGGCCCGCATCTTCGGGCCGGTCATGGGCACGAAGGTGCGCTCCGTCAAGGGCGAAGGGCTGTTCCCCGCCCGCGCCTCGCTGGGGGTGGAAGCGCCGGACGTGGTGCGCAGCAAGGGCTACACGCCGCTGTTCCAGCTCATGGAACGCGCCTGCAACGCGCTTAAAATCGTGCAGAACGGCCTGGTCAACATCTATATCCTCTATATCCTCATCACGCTGGTGGCGCTTCTCATCTGGGGGGTGGCATAA
- a CDS encoding cation transporter dimerization domain-containing protein: MALASGAPAYAARSVRVRESGARHFVDLVVTAPSSFRVDTAHEVSTMLENIVRGVLPDAETTVHVEPEEENRRDFYATSYRLAAVHQLMIHNLRLVVQDDGMHVEVHIELPDDMPLAEAHAKVTAYESDLRKRVGAAYVVSHMEPRGGRGRGSAPVSLEDVTRAVNEALAASPLHDAHHLHAHTGEDGTSVTFHCRSGAATVGEGHSLATRLEADIRARLPELGQIVIHVEPEAGK; the protein is encoded by the coding sequence TTGGCCCTTGCCTCGGGCGCTCCGGCCTATGCGGCGCGCAGCGTGCGTGTGCGCGAGAGCGGGGCGAGGCATTTCGTGGACCTTGTGGTGACCGCGCCCTCCAGCTTCCGCGTGGACACGGCCCACGAGGTGAGCACCATGCTGGAAAACATTGTGCGCGGCGTTCTGCCCGATGCGGAAACCACCGTGCATGTGGAACCGGAGGAGGAAAACCGCCGCGACTTCTACGCCACCTCCTACAGACTGGCCGCCGTGCATCAGCTCATGATACACAATCTCCGCCTTGTGGTGCAGGATGACGGTATGCATGTGGAAGTGCATATCGAACTGCCCGACGACATGCCCCTTGCCGAGGCCCATGCCAAGGTGACCGCCTACGAGAGCGACCTGAGAAAGCGCGTGGGCGCGGCCTATGTGGTTTCCCACATGGAACCGCGCGGCGGCAGAGGAAGGGGCTCCGCCCCCGTGAGTCTCGAGGACGTGACGCGCGCCGTGAATGAGGCCCTTGCCGCATCCCCCCTGCACGACGCGCATCATCTTCATGCGCATACCGGCGAGGACGGCACTTCCGTGACCTTCCACTGCCGTTCCGGCGCGGCCACCGTGGGCGAAGGCCACAGCCTGGCGACGCGCCTTGAGGCGGATATCCGCGCAAGGCTCCCGGAACTGGGGCAGATCGTCATTCATGTGGAGCCGGAAGCAGGAAAATAA
- a CDS encoding respiratory chain complex I subunit 1 family protein has product MDMQLYLAHFTLALVLAPLPLGIIAKVKALFAGRHGKPVLQPYYDIIKLLKKGEVLGEGTTWVFCAGPVIAMASAVAALALLPLGGAASPFAFQGDFMLCAYLLGMGRFATVLAALDTGSPFEGMGASREALFGAIAEPVLFLAFLALIGTAGSMGEDNLTLSALFNGFPVKAWLHGRPELVLLIFVMGVLLLLENCRIPVDDPTTHLELTMIHEVMVLDHSGPNMAFVLYGSAVKLWIFSTLLIGLVIPPMPFFAHAATSLFGTACVACLVGVVESVMARLRMHVVPALVGLAGSVAAFVLILTLVR; this is encoded by the coding sequence ATGGATATGCAGCTTTACCTTGCGCATTTTACGCTGGCGCTCGTGCTTGCGCCGCTGCCCCTCGGCATCATCGCCAAGGTCAAGGCGCTTTTCGCAGGCAGGCACGGCAAACCCGTGCTCCAGCCCTATTACGACATCATCAAGCTGCTCAAAAAAGGCGAAGTCCTGGGCGAAGGAACCACCTGGGTGTTCTGCGCCGGGCCCGTCATCGCCATGGCCTCGGCCGTGGCGGCGCTCGCCCTGCTGCCCCTCGGCGGTGCGGCCTCTCCCTTCGCCTTTCAGGGCGATTTCATGCTCTGCGCCTACCTTCTGGGCATGGGGCGCTTCGCCACGGTGCTTGCCGCGCTTGATACCGGCTCTCCCTTCGAGGGCATGGGCGCAAGCCGCGAGGCGCTGTTCGGCGCCATAGCGGAACCCGTGCTCTTCCTCGCCTTCCTCGCCCTCATCGGCACGGCGGGCAGCATGGGAGAAGACAACCTCACCCTCTCCGCGCTGTTCAACGGCTTTCCGGTCAAGGCCTGGCTGCACGGCAGGCCGGAACTTGTGCTGCTCATCTTCGTCATGGGCGTGCTGCTTCTGCTGGAAAACTGCCGCATTCCCGTGGACGATCCCACCACGCACCTGGAACTCACCATGATACACGAAGTCATGGTGCTCGATCATTCCGGGCCCAACATGGCCTTCGTTCTCTACGGTTCCGCCGTGAAGCTGTGGATATTCTCCACGCTGCTCATCGGCCTCGTCATTCCGCCCATGCCCTTCTTCGCCCATGCCGCGACCTCGCTTTTCGGCACGGCCTGCGTCGCCTGCCTCGTGGGCGTGGTGGAATCGGTCATGGCGCGCCTGCGTATGCACGTCGTGCCCGCTCTGGTGGGCCTCGCCGGTTCCGTGGCCGCCTTCGTCCTCATTCTGACTCTGGTTCGGTAG
- a CDS encoding EamA family transporter, whose product MFGKAFFASAGVGTGVLMLLVSITSTQFGSASAKFLFASVGPEVAVVLRLVTATVILFAVLRPWRHVPQRREWKSVLVYGLAIAFMNSCFYQSIARLPLGIAVAVEFSGPLLVAVCSSRRRADLAGVVLAVAGMLLILPWSGLEGDIDIAGLLFALGAAAGWAGYIVFGRRAGGMGVSASAWGMLAGSLASLPMALAVRGVDPFLPQALIPVLPLAFFVGLTASALPYGLEIVALRIVPPQAYGVLMSLEPAAAALFGFVLLGEALTLRQWLAIALVVAASLIVTRRAGK is encoded by the coding sequence ATGTTCGGGAAGGCATTCTTCGCTTCCGCAGGAGTGGGCACGGGCGTGCTTATGCTGCTGGTGTCCATTACCTCCACGCAGTTCGGTTCCGCTTCGGCAAAGTTTCTCTTCGCCTCCGTGGGGCCGGAAGTGGCCGTGGTGCTGCGCCTTGTCACCGCAACCGTCATTCTTTTTGCCGTGCTTCGGCCGTGGAGGCATGTGCCTCAGCGCAGGGAATGGAAAAGCGTGCTTGTCTACGGCCTTGCCATAGCCTTCATGAACAGCTGCTTCTATCAGTCCATAGCCCGCCTGCCCCTGGGCATTGCCGTGGCCGTGGAGTTTTCCGGCCCGCTCCTGGTGGCCGTGTGCTCCTCACGCCGCAGGGCCGACCTCGCGGGCGTGGTGCTCGCCGTGGCCGGGATGCTGCTCATTCTGCCCTGGAGCGGACTGGAAGGCGATATCGACATCGCTGGTCTTCTCTTCGCTCTGGGCGCGGCCGCAGGCTGGGCGGGCTATATCGTGTTCGGCCGCAGGGCCGGAGGCATGGGCGTGAGCGCCTCCGCATGGGGGATGCTCGCAGGTTCCCTCGCCTCCCTGCCCATGGCGCTTGCCGTGCGGGGCGTGGACCCCTTCCTCCCCCAGGCGCTTATTCCCGTGCTGCCCCTGGCCTTTTTTGTGGGGCTTACCGCTTCGGCGCTGCCTTACGGACTGGAAATCGTGGCGCTGCGCATCGTGCCCCCGCAGGCCTACGGCGTGCTCATGAGCCTGGAACCCGCAGCCGCGGCGCTGTTCGGCTTCGTCCTGCTCGGCGAGGCCCTTACCCTCCGCCAGTGGCTTGCCATAGCCCTTGTGGTTGCCGCTTCCCTTATCGTGACGCGGCGGGCGGGAAAGTAG
- a CDS encoding proton-conducting transporter membrane subunit, with amino-acid sequence MTLALLLLIPLLAGLLMFVPGAWPRRGLLVATALAHLALSCLTLRAVKQGEAPSALFGLLQPDALGVVFLMLASILFTAAAVYAVGYLREEEKKHVKRDIQKGQLFTNAPETRFLSCLCFFVAAMTLVTTTANLGALWVGIEITTLTSAPLIYFHRHQSSMEATWKYLMICSVGIALALLGNILMTVAFHNPAAPAAEGMDQITAFMEKAREVQGTGRSLWLKAAFIFLLVGYGTKMGLAPLHTWLPDAHSQAPSMVSGMLSGALLNCALLGILRGHQIMRAAGLGDFSGDLLVFFGLFSMVTAAVFIVGQGHYKRLLAYSSVEHMGILALAFGVGGGALFGGMLHAVCHSLTKCMLFLVAGNILTRYHTLSSYDVRGLRQDMPLSGALWTAGFLAIVGSPPFGLFISEFTILKGIFAHSGLGVALVYLAALAVIFVGMSIPVLRMAQGTPPRDVPMDYHESLFSVLPPAALCLMVLCLGLYVPDWLTETLNRAAALLGA; translated from the coding sequence ATGACGCTCGCGCTGCTTCTCCTCATCCCGCTCCTGGCCGGGCTTCTCATGTTCGTTCCCGGCGCATGGCCGCGCCGGGGCCTTCTCGTGGCCACGGCTCTCGCCCACCTCGCCCTTTCCTGCCTCACGCTGCGCGCCGTGAAACAGGGCGAAGCGCCCTCCGCGCTGTTCGGCCTGCTTCAGCCCGACGCGCTCGGCGTGGTCTTTCTCATGCTTGCCTCCATCCTCTTCACGGCGGCCGCCGTCTATGCGGTAGGCTACCTCAGAGAGGAAGAGAAAAAGCACGTCAAGCGCGACATACAGAAGGGCCAGCTCTTCACCAACGCGCCGGAAACGCGCTTCCTTTCCTGCCTGTGCTTCTTCGTGGCCGCCATGACGCTCGTCACCACCACGGCCAACCTCGGCGCGCTGTGGGTGGGCATTGAAATCACCACCCTGACCTCAGCCCCGCTCATCTACTTCCACCGGCATCAGAGCTCCATGGAAGCCACCTGGAAATACCTCATGATCTGTTCCGTGGGCATCGCGCTGGCGCTGCTCGGCAACATTCTCATGACCGTGGCCTTCCACAACCCCGCCGCGCCTGCGGCGGAAGGCATGGACCAGATCACCGCCTTCATGGAAAAGGCTCGCGAAGTGCAGGGCACGGGCCGCTCGCTCTGGCTCAAGGCGGCCTTCATCTTCCTGCTGGTGGGCTACGGCACCAAAATGGGCCTTGCTCCGCTGCATACCTGGCTGCCCGACGCGCACAGTCAGGCCCCTTCCATGGTGTCGGGTATGCTTTCGGGCGCGCTGCTCAACTGCGCCCTGCTCGGCATACTGCGCGGGCATCAGATCATGCGCGCGGCCGGTCTCGGCGATTTCAGCGGCGACCTTCTGGTATTCTTCGGCCTCTTCTCCATGGTCACGGCCGCGGTGTTCATCGTGGGTCAGGGCCACTACAAGCGCCTTCTGGCCTATTCCAGCGTGGAGCACATGGGCATCCTCGCCCTGGCCTTCGGCGTGGGCGGCGGCGCGCTCTTCGGCGGTATGCTGCACGCCGTGTGCCATTCGCTCACCAAGTGTATGCTCTTTCTGGTGGCGGGCAACATTCTCACCCGCTACCACACGCTCTCCAGCTACGACGTGCGCGGCCTCAGGCAGGACATGCCCCTTTCCGGCGCGCTGTGGACGGCAGGCTTTCTCGCCATCGTCGGTTCTCCGCCCTTCGGGCTCTTCATCAGCGAATTCACCATTCTGAAGGGCATTTTCGCGCACAGCGGCCTCGGGGTGGCGCTGGTCTACCTCGCCGCGCTGGCCGTCATCTTCGTGGGCATGTCCATCCCCGTGCTGCGCATGGCGCAGGGCACGCCCCCGCGCGACGTGCCCATGGACTACCATGAATCGCTCTTCAGCGTTCTTCCGCCCGCCGCGCTCTGCCTCATGGTGCTCTGCCTCGGCCTGTATGTGCCCGACTGGCTTACGGAAACGCTCAACCGCGCCGCCGCGCTTCTGGGGGCATGA
- a CDS encoding NADH-quinone oxidoreductase subunit C: protein MFHYQESIAYDDIPVLPMEELSRSVVERCRRGWRILAFFGVPDKAGTELVCILADASSRLLDAVRALPGKRYESLTPLCPQAHLFEREIFELWGVQPVGHPWLKPVRYSPSAEGNRALRPGPAETSYYRVDGPEVHEVAVGPVHAGVIEPGHFRFQCYGENVMHLEIQLGFQHRDVEHLILHSPEKLVLPLMENIAGDTAIGHATAYCTVLERLAKVRPTRRAHRIRRLALELERLANHTRDLGAIGGDTGFLPTSAWNGRITGDFLNITSELCGSRFGRNLLCPGGVKWDVDSMLGEALVKRVRAAYRDARGSVDVMLESSSVLARLTGTGTVSFEDARALGLVGMAARACGVDMDARMDWPLSDLEQGALKKRMRTTGDVLARTLIRSDELNDSAASAEADLHFLAATSGEERCRTPMKAVAARRLAVAQVEGWRGEICHVGITENDGRFLAYKVVDPSFHNWSGLAMALRDEQISDFPLCNKSFNLSYCGHDL from the coding sequence ATGTTCCATTATCAAGAATCCATCGCCTACGACGACATCCCCGTCCTGCCCATGGAGGAGCTTTCCCGCTCCGTTGTCGAACGCTGCCGCAGGGGCTGGCGCATTCTGGCCTTCTTCGGCGTGCCGGACAAGGCGGGTACGGAACTGGTCTGCATTCTGGCCGACGCCTCGAGCCGCCTGCTCGACGCCGTGCGCGCCCTTCCGGGCAAACGCTACGAATCCCTCACGCCCCTCTGCCCGCAGGCCCATCTCTTCGAGCGGGAAATCTTCGAGCTGTGGGGCGTTCAGCCCGTGGGGCATCCCTGGCTCAAGCCCGTACGCTACTCTCCCTCGGCGGAAGGCAACCGCGCCCTGCGCCCCGGCCCCGCGGAAACCTCCTACTACCGCGTGGACGGACCGGAAGTGCATGAAGTGGCCGTGGGCCCGGTGCACGCGGGCGTCATCGAACCCGGGCATTTCCGCTTCCAGTGCTACGGCGAAAACGTCATGCACCTGGAAATACAGCTCGGCTTCCAGCACCGCGATGTGGAGCACCTCATCCTGCACAGCCCGGAAAAGCTTGTGCTGCCGCTTATGGAAAACATTGCGGGCGATACGGCCATAGGCCACGCCACGGCCTACTGCACGGTGCTGGAACGCCTTGCAAAAGTCCGGCCCACCAGAAGGGCGCACCGCATACGCCGCCTTGCGCTGGAACTGGAACGGCTTGCCAACCATACCCGCGATCTCGGGGCCATAGGCGGCGATACGGGCTTTCTGCCCACCTCCGCCTGGAACGGACGCATCACCGGCGATTTTCTCAACATCACCTCCGAGCTGTGCGGGAGCCGCTTCGGCCGCAACCTGCTCTGCCCGGGCGGCGTGAAGTGGGATGTGGATTCCATGCTCGGCGAAGCGCTGGTAAAGCGCGTGCGCGCCGCCTACCGCGACGCGCGCGGCAGTGTGGACGTCATGCTGGAAAGTTCCAGCGTGCTTGCCCGCCTCACGGGCACGGGCACGGTATCGTTTGAAGACGCGCGCGCCCTCGGCCTTGTGGGCATGGCCGCCCGCGCCTGCGGCGTGGACATGGATGCCCGCATGGACTGGCCCCTTTCCGACCTGGAGCAGGGAGCGCTCAAAAAGCGTATGCGCACTACCGGCGACGTTCTGGCCCGCACGCTCATCCGCAGCGACGAGCTGAACGATTCCGCCGCCTCCGCCGAAGCCGACCTGCATTTTCTCGCCGCCACCAGCGGGGAAGAAAGATGCCGCACGCCCATGAAGGCAGTCGCGGCCCGCCGCCTCGCCGTGGCGCAGGTGGAAGGCTGGCGCGGGGAAATATGCCATGTGGGCATTACGGAAAACGACGGCCGCTTTCTGGCCTACAAGGTGGTGGACCCGTCCTTCCACAACTGGTCCGGCCTCGCCATGGCGCTCCGGGATGAACAGATTTCCGATTTCCCGCTGTGCAACAAGAGCTTCAACCTGTCCTACTGCGGGCACGACCTGTAA